The Cytophagales bacterium genome contains a region encoding:
- a CDS encoding SDR family oxidoreductase, translated as MKKTVLITGSSSGIGRATAKLFQQKQWNVAATMRSPQKEKELSNLENVICPQLDVMKVETIRQAIEETKQKFGVINAVVNNAGYGLVGPFEAATQEQIQRQFSTNVFGLMNVTGEVIPYFRERKQGTIANIASIGGRVTFPLYSLYHGTKWAVEGFSESLQHELKPFNIKIKIIEPGPIKTDFYDRSMDLMSKDGLTAYDSYINRAMPNMNKSGETGSPPEKVAKVVYRAVCSNSWRLRYPAGGNAGSILFLRKILSDGLFNRMVRMIALK; from the coding sequence ATGAAAAAAACAGTCTTAATAACAGGCTCCTCCTCAGGTATCGGAAGGGCTACAGCAAAGTTATTCCAGCAAAAGCAATGGAATGTGGCAGCAACGATGAGATCCCCGCAAAAAGAGAAAGAACTTTCCAATTTAGAAAATGTAATTTGCCCTCAACTTGACGTAATGAAAGTAGAGACTATCAGGCAAGCTATTGAAGAAACAAAACAGAAGTTTGGCGTGATCAATGCTGTTGTCAATAATGCAGGGTATGGATTGGTAGGTCCATTTGAGGCAGCCACGCAAGAGCAAATTCAAAGACAATTCTCTACAAATGTATTTGGTTTAATGAATGTTACAGGAGAAGTAATACCCTATTTCAGGGAAAGAAAGCAAGGAACAATTGCTAATATTGCATCCATAGGTGGGCGGGTGACCTTCCCCTTATACAGTCTATATCACGGCACTAAATGGGCAGTGGAAGGATTTTCAGAATCATTGCAGCATGAATTGAAACCTTTTAACATAAAAATCAAAATTATAGAACCAGGCCCCATCAAAACTGATTTTTATGACCGTTCTATGGATCTAATGTCAAAAGATGGTTTAACCGCCTATGACAGCTACATCAACAGAGCAATGCCAAACATGAATAAATCTGGAGAAACCGGCTCACCTCCAGAAAAAGTTGCAAAAGTTGTCTATAGAGCTGTATGCAGTAATAGTTGGCGATTGCGTTATCCTGCAGGTGGTAATGCAGGATCTATACTTTTTTTGCGAAAAATTCTGTCAGATGGCTTGTTTAACAGGATGGTGAGGATGATTGCCCTGAAGTAA
- a CDS encoding FAD-binding protein: MGFILKISNKLHNSKKIKPHYYFTDRWLLLSGIPESQVKAKSIEAKKRAKRYPAPHRWLWFINLWIINWFGPVFILFQFKRAGKLPDDRFELFIRRLREHTVSLIRLTGVFVLAPLIEVLVEEKPPNRLAEHPLEKYAPPAIAQDVYSDVIIIGSGAGGAPAALELSRKGLKVTVVEKGEIIKLDAAPRMIEKYYVGQGLTISLNGGLLLVLAGSTVGGTTSVNSGTCLRPLKECLSIWDEQLNTNFAGGALNSYIEAVEKQIGVGVLPRSLLTKSAILFEKGLNASGRPGAYVLPRNAPACQGSGRCYLGCPTGSKLSTDYSYLPQAVKAGARLLINTKAVKIVEKKDSVLVEVKGPDGVRSLRCERLIIAGGALYTPGILRSNHLGAHWRQAGKHLKIHPATKVFAYFPDLHHGKNGIPQGLGYRPPELPRITLEEAHAPKSLIGPILSVSGKRFNWWLDHADQLASFGLMLRDRSKGSLREVNAHPWINYKLHPDDVRDMGAGILLIAEAFFAAGAKRVLLPLTGKHQKEFSSLQELNELKPEHFHPKSMTISGFHPQGTAGMGRVVDTNLKLIGSERIFVCDASVFPDSPGVNPQITIMALSLRLADELSRKGLGT, encoded by the coding sequence ATGGGCTTTATCTTGAAAATTAGTAATAAGTTGCATAACTCAAAGAAAATAAAACCACATTATTATTTTACGGACCGCTGGCTTCTTTTGTCCGGAATACCAGAATCCCAGGTAAAAGCTAAAAGCATTGAGGCAAAAAAACGTGCTAAACGGTATCCAGCGCCTCATCGTTGGCTATGGTTCATTAATTTGTGGATTATCAATTGGTTTGGACCTGTTTTTATCTTATTTCAATTTAAAAGAGCTGGAAAATTGCCTGATGATAGATTTGAGCTATTCATACGGCGTCTTAGGGAACACACCGTTTCATTAATTCGTCTTACAGGTGTTTTTGTTTTAGCGCCATTGATTGAAGTCCTTGTCGAAGAAAAACCACCAAACCGCTTAGCCGAACACCCATTAGAAAAATATGCTCCACCTGCAATTGCACAAGACGTTTATTCTGATGTGATAATCATTGGATCTGGTGCAGGGGGCGCTCCGGCAGCTTTGGAGCTTAGCCGTAAAGGACTGAAAGTTACGGTGGTTGAAAAGGGAGAGATCATTAAATTGGATGCTGCCCCCCGAATGATAGAAAAGTACTACGTAGGGCAAGGTTTGACAATTTCGCTAAACGGGGGACTTTTATTAGTATTGGCAGGTTCTACGGTAGGAGGTACCACATCGGTTAATTCAGGAACATGTTTAAGGCCGCTCAAAGAATGTTTAAGTATATGGGACGAGCAACTAAATACAAATTTTGCCGGGGGCGCACTAAATTCCTATATTGAAGCGGTTGAAAAGCAGATCGGGGTAGGTGTGCTTCCAAGGTCTTTACTCACAAAATCCGCTATACTGTTTGAAAAGGGTTTAAATGCATCAGGCAGACCCGGTGCCTATGTACTTCCTCGAAATGCACCTGCATGCCAGGGCTCCGGACGCTGCTATCTGGGTTGTCCTACAGGATCAAAACTAAGTACGGATTATTCTTACCTGCCTCAAGCTGTTAAAGCAGGAGCCAGGCTGCTCATTAATACCAAAGCTGTAAAGATAGTTGAGAAAAAAGATAGTGTGCTGGTAGAGGTTAAAGGCCCTGATGGTGTTCGGTCTTTACGTTGTGAGCGTTTAATAATTGCAGGCGGGGCATTATATACCCCCGGCATTTTGCGTAGCAATCATCTTGGCGCTCATTGGAGGCAGGCAGGCAAGCACTTAAAAATCCATCCCGCCACCAAAGTCTTTGCATATTTTCCAGATCTTCATCATGGAAAAAACGGGATCCCACAAGGTTTAGGCTACCGTCCACCTGAACTTCCCCGTATTACACTTGAAGAAGCGCATGCACCCAAAAGCCTCATTGGCCCAATACTTTCAGTAAGCGGAAAAAGGTTTAACTGGTGGTTGGATCATGCTGATCAACTGGCAAGTTTCGGGCTTATGCTGCGTGATCGCAGTAAAGGAAGTTTGCGTGAAGTCAATGCTCACCCGTGGATAAACTATAAGCTTCACCCCGATGATGTTAGGGATATGGGAGCAGGAATACTGCTTATTGCAGAAGCATTTTTTGCTGCCGGTGCAAAGCGTGTTCTTTTACCGTTAACCGGTAAGCACCAAAAAGAATTTAGCAGCCTTCAAGAGCTCAATGAACTAAAACCCGAACATTTCCATCCCAAAAGCATGACGATCAGTGGTTTTCATCCACAGGGGACTGCCGGGATGGGAAGGGTGGTTGATACCAACCTCAAGCTCATAGGTTCCGAACGGATTTTTGTCTGTGATGCCTCTGTATTCCCTGATTCGCCTGGGGTTAATCCCCAGATCACGATAATGGCGCTCTCTTTAAGGCTCGCTGATGAGTTGAGCAGGAAAGGTTTAGGCACTTAA
- a CDS encoding GNAT family N-acetyltransferase, translated as MTNFTVTPVPTPSGTQSVEVLQIVKSTENEIAQMHALGKKASDEGVIDPVTNDELKKMVSDKGHYVICAKEGDKVIGFATNQYAWGKIHILDIVVDENKRRSGIGRKIVEHLIAHSKEKKLIETYCEVKAKNTASLKLFKSLKFKERLFCELIPGGFYGLYLEN; from the coding sequence ATGACTAATTTTACAGTTACACCTGTCCCAACCCCATCGGGGACGCAATCGGTGGAAGTATTACAGATCGTTAAATCTACAGAAAACGAAATTGCCCAAATGCACGCTCTTGGCAAAAAAGCCAGCGATGAAGGTGTTATTGATCCGGTCACTAACGATGAACTAAAGAAAATGGTCTCAGATAAAGGTCATTATGTGATTTGTGCAAAAGAGGGGGACAAAGTTATTGGATTTGCTACCAACCAATATGCCTGGGGAAAAATACATATTCTTGATATCGTGGTTGATGAAAATAAACGCAGAAGTGGCATTGGCAGAAAAATAGTTGAACACCTCATTGCTCATTCAAAAGAAAAAAAATTAATAGAAACCTATTGCGAGGTTAAAGCAAAAAATACAGCATCCCTAAAATTATTTAAAAGCCTGAAATTTAAAGAGCGGCTTTTTTGTGAATTGATTCCTGGTGGTTTTTATGGGCTTTATCTTGAAAATTAG
- a CDS encoding T9SS type A sorting domain-containing protein translates to MKKLLYTLIVLGVSAFQVVNAQICNPDLSITTPGIFPDTAIGIDSAEVGIPYCQEIQIRVPPDTVDPTSGLFLNINYIKLDTIKGLPTTFTYACNPGDCSFPGNSNGCMLITGTANAGDTGIHPLMVFLTANVTEPISGATFDVPDSVEEYTLVVMSAGFGIPSCATGIEEIKASKFAVVQTIPNPFTDKTEIIFSLPTASAVEFKVYNLLGKVVYRQNIKAKAGVNTIEFISKGLPSGIYLYSLRNESSRVTRKMIISQY, encoded by the coding sequence ATGAAAAAATTACTTTACACCCTTATAGTTTTGGGGGTTTCGGCATTCCAGGTTGTAAATGCCCAGATATGCAACCCTGATTTAAGCATTACAACTCCAGGTATTTTCCCTGATACAGCAATCGGGATAGATAGCGCTGAAGTTGGTATTCCTTATTGCCAGGAAATACAAATAAGAGTACCACCCGATACGGTTGATCCAACTTCAGGTCTTTTTTTAAACATAAATTATATCAAGTTGGATACTATTAAAGGATTACCAACTACGTTCACTTATGCTTGCAATCCTGGTGACTGTAGTTTTCCTGGAAACAGCAATGGTTGTATGTTGATCACAGGCACAGCTAATGCGGGTGATACTGGAATTCATCCTTTAATGGTATTTTTGACTGCCAACGTTACAGAACCTATATCCGGTGCTACTTTTGATGTACCAGATTCGGTAGAAGAATATACGCTTGTAGTTATGAGTGCAGGTTTTGGAATTCCTTCTTGCGCAACTGGGATAGAGGAAATCAAGGCTTCAAAATTTGCTGTTGTCCAAACCATCCCCAACCCCTTCACTGATAAAACCGAGATCATATTTTCTTTACCCACAGCAAGCGCTGTTGAGTTTAAAGTATATAATTTGTTAGGCAAAGTGGTTTACAGGCAGAATATCAAAGCAAAGGCAGGGGTGAATACGATAGAATTTATTTCAAAGGGTTTACCATCGGGTATCTATCTGTATAGCTTGCGTAATGAGAGCAGTCGTGTAACCAGGAAAATGATCATTAGTCAATATTAG
- a CDS encoding TonB-dependent receptor — protein MKKIFILLTIAFSLFSALLFAQKNTIKGKITDAKTQETLVGVNVVLDDTSGTATDFNGNYELKVSEGKHTLLYRFIGYTSQLKVIEVIAGKTVTIDIALEEEATELGTVVISAGKFEQRIEDITVSMEVIKPNIVENKATTNMETVIDQVPGVQLVDKEVQIRGGSGYSFGAGSRVMIMVDDMPLLSGDANRPEWNFFPFENLEQIEIIKGASSVLYGSSALSGVINIRTAYPKAEPQTKINIQSGFYDQPQRKHAVYWGEANPVFTGMNFFHSRIINKNLDLVIGGNVYLDDSYVGGSPPAISNNGDTIPAHNGSFENRIRLNTNLRYRSEKIEGLDFGVNFNAMYAQFTSNLLVLDTDTGLYLSYPGGITCTCPSTAFNIDPFVNYNDKKGNRYSLRTRVYYIDFDNDNRQANQSTIYFGEYQHQKRFNKIKDFTAIAGIMSTYTKSNAEIYKGNEDSSGVNTAANVAGYLQLDKKFYERITVSAGARREYFNVNNIDKRAKTVFRTGVSARLLKETYMRASFGQGFRFPTISEKYIITTVGAMKVFPNPDVKEETSWNAEVGIKQGIKLREFYGYLDLAYFRQEITNAIEFNFGLWGNNTNLFKIAENFGFKSINVGKARISGLDFSLVGHGKIGRMTINVLAGHTFTNPIALTPDLIIDSTKRIAINPFTNDTTIISNQISYKSSSTDTSGILKYRFQHLTKADVEISYSKFSLGISFRYFSFMKNIDKVFEDLSSQGKSLPPDIKKYRQEHNKGDYLFDLRASYEMSKSSKIAVIIKNLLNHEYMVRPLQIQPPRTFTVQYTLKF, from the coding sequence ATGAAAAAAATATTTATCTTATTAACAATCGCCTTCAGCTTGTTCTCTGCCTTGTTGTTTGCACAAAAAAATACCATCAAAGGTAAGATCACAGATGCAAAAACCCAGGAAACATTGGTCGGAGTAAACGTAGTTCTTGATGACACATCAGGCACGGCAACTGATTTTAATGGAAATTATGAATTAAAAGTATCAGAAGGGAAGCATACGCTTTTATATCGCTTTATCGGCTACACATCTCAATTGAAAGTTATAGAAGTAATAGCCGGAAAAACAGTAACAATAGATATTGCCCTGGAAGAAGAAGCTACTGAGTTAGGTACAGTAGTTATTTCTGCAGGAAAATTTGAACAAAGGATTGAAGATATTACTGTATCTATGGAAGTGATCAAACCAAATATTGTAGAAAATAAAGCTACCACAAACATGGAGACAGTAATAGACCAGGTACCTGGCGTACAACTCGTTGATAAAGAGGTACAGATCAGAGGTGGGAGCGGTTATAGTTTCGGGGCCGGAAGCCGGGTTATGATCATGGTGGATGACATGCCCTTGCTTTCAGGAGACGCTAACAGACCGGAATGGAATTTTTTCCCGTTTGAAAACCTTGAACAAATTGAAATAATAAAAGGTGCATCTTCTGTGCTGTATGGTTCTTCTGCCCTTAGTGGCGTTATCAACATCAGAACTGCCTATCCAAAAGCGGAACCTCAAACAAAAATAAATATTCAAAGTGGTTTTTACGATCAGCCACAAAGAAAACATGCTGTTTATTGGGGAGAAGCCAATCCGGTGTTTACAGGGATGAATTTCTTTCATTCCAGGATAATTAATAAAAATCTTGACCTGGTGATTGGTGGAAATGTTTATTTAGACGATAGCTATGTCGGAGGCTCGCCTCCGGCAATATCAAATAACGGAGATACTATTCCTGCACACAACGGTTCTTTTGAAAATCGTATCAGGCTGAATACCAATTTGAGGTACCGTTCTGAAAAAATTGAAGGGCTTGACTTTGGCGTGAATTTCAATGCCATGTATGCACAATTTACCTCCAATCTTCTGGTGCTTGATACAGATACAGGCCTGTATCTTTCTTATCCGGGTGGAATCACCTGCACCTGTCCATCGACTGCCTTCAATATTGATCCCTTTGTCAATTATAATGACAAGAAAGGCAATAGATATAGTTTGAGAACCAGGGTTTATTATATTGATTTCGATAACGATAATAGACAGGCCAATCAGTCCACTATATATTTTGGTGAATATCAACATCAAAAACGTTTCAACAAGATCAAGGATTTTACTGCAATAGCCGGCATTATGTCAACTTATACGAAGTCAAACGCTGAGATATATAAAGGAAATGAAGACAGCTCAGGTGTAAACACGGCTGCAAACGTTGCCGGTTATTTACAATTAGACAAGAAATTCTACGAAAGGATCACGGTTTCTGCCGGGGCAAGACGGGAATATTTTAATGTTAATAATATTGATAAGAGAGCCAAGACGGTTTTTCGTACAGGAGTAAGTGCACGGCTTTTAAAAGAAACCTATATGAGAGCTTCTTTTGGACAGGGCTTTCGTTTTCCTACAATATCGGAAAAATATATCATTACAACTGTCGGAGCGATGAAAGTTTTTCCTAATCCCGATGTAAAAGAAGAAACCAGTTGGAATGCCGAAGTGGGCATCAAACAGGGAATTAAGTTACGCGAATTTTACGGATACCTTGATCTGGCTTATTTCAGACAGGAAATAACCAATGCTATTGAATTTAATTTTGGATTGTGGGGTAACAATACCAACCTTTTTAAAATTGCTGAAAATTTTGGATTCAAGTCAATAAATGTTGGTAAAGCCAGGATATCAGGATTGGATTTTTCTCTTGTTGGTCATGGAAAGATAGGTAGAATGACTATAAATGTTTTAGCAGGTCATACATTTACCAACCCTATTGCTCTTACTCCTGATTTAATTATTGATTCAACAAAACGAATAGCTATAAATCCTTTTACTAATGATACTACTATTATTAGTAATCAAATATCTTATAAAAGCTCCAGTACTGATACTTCAGGTATACTTAAGTATCGTTTCCAGCATCTGACTAAAGCTGATGTGGAAATTTCTTATTCAAAATTTTCATTAGGGATAAGTTTCAGGTACTTCAGTTTTATGAAAAATATTGATAAAGTATTTGAGGATCTTAGTTCACAGGGGAAAAGTTTACCACCGGATATAAAAAAATATAGGCAGGAACACAACAAAGGCGACTATTTATTTGATCTACGTGCCTCTTATGAAATGAGTAAATCGTCAAAGATTGCTGTCATCATCAAAAATTTGCTGAACCACGAATACATGGTAAGGCCTTTGCAAATCCAACCGCCCAGGACGTTTACCGTGCAGTATACTTTGAAGTTTTAG
- a CDS encoding T9SS type A sorting domain-containing protein: protein MKNIFILIFLWFLFKIEYVYAQWVTQNSNTTNILSDVHFINDSIGYIGGSGGTVLKTSDGGNNWVDVFSLNGFGLSTIYAVDKDTVYTSRISLYKSTDAGMTWTDFGGLGSWGSTIHDIYFLNAQIGFIIKSGIHKTTDYGNSWQIVYNPVAGFIDMFQFTSASIAYAAGGISFDGSSIGEIHKTTNGGDTWQDLNISTSEITAFNFINDTIGYFFNFQRQLHNTINGGTSWTIVNDSVPGDYVTDCIFLNSQIGYIVEAEGNIYKTTDGGVNWYVDYAGSNVPLSSIYVTSNKIGYVVGNNGIILKNYLCFGIGTQPTANFLIDSIDINKVYFNNMSDSACSYKWYFGDIDSSFLDNPSHTYLDTGTYNVTLIAYAGNKSDTMEKQLQISEVVGTRDLSNENKLNMQFYPNPGKNILTLKIKSINTNEIVIKIFNIQGKEIFTDIANKYSGDYIKELDTSKFSKGIYTVQAIIGNEKVAMKFIIN, encoded by the coding sequence ATGAAAAATATATTTATTCTGATCTTTCTTTGGTTTTTATTCAAAATTGAATATGTTTATGCCCAGTGGGTTACTCAGAATTCAAATACTACAAATATTTTATCCGATGTCCATTTTATTAATGATAGTATTGGTTATATAGGTGGTAGTGGTGGAACGGTGCTCAAAACTAGTGATGGTGGTAATAATTGGGTAGATGTTTTTTCGTTGAATGGATTTGGTTTGAGCACTATTTACGCAGTAGATAAAGATACAGTCTACACTTCAAGAATAAGTTTATATAAAAGTACTGATGCAGGTATGACCTGGACTGATTTTGGTGGATTGGGTAGTTGGGGGTCAACAATTCACGATATATATTTTCTGAATGCACAAATTGGCTTTATTATAAAATCAGGAATACATAAAACTACAGATTACGGAAATTCATGGCAGATTGTTTATAATCCGGTGGCAGGGTTCATTGACATGTTTCAATTTACCAGTGCGAGCATAGCGTATGCAGCAGGGGGAATTTCTTTTGACGGCAGTAGCATTGGAGAAATTCACAAAACAACAAATGGAGGAGACACATGGCAAGATCTAAATATTTCTACATCTGAAATTACTGCTTTCAATTTTATTAATGATACAATTGGATATTTTTTCAATTTCCAAAGACAATTGCATAATACAATCAACGGGGGTACGTCTTGGACAATAGTTAATGATTCAGTTCCAGGTGATTACGTCACAGATTGTATATTTCTAAATTCGCAAATCGGCTATATTGTTGAAGCCGAAGGCAATATTTATAAAACTACAGACGGCGGTGTTAATTGGTATGTTGATTATGCAGGAAGTAATGTTCCCTTATCTTCAATATATGTAACATCTAATAAAATTGGTTATGTTGTTGGTAATAATGGTATTATCTTGAAGAATTACCTTTGTTTTGGAATAGGTACGCAACCCACTGCAAATTTTTTGATAGACAGCATAGATATTAACAAGGTTTATTTCAATAATATGAGTGATAGTGCTTGTAGCTATAAATGGTATTTTGGTGATATAGATAGCAGCTTTTTAGACAATCCCTCACATACTTATTTAGATACGGGTACTTATAATGTAACGCTTATTGCTTATGCAGGAAATAAAAGTGATACTATGGAAAAACAACTGCAAATAAGTGAGGTAGTTGGTACACGTGACTTATCAAATGAAAATAAATTAAATATGCAATTTTATCCCAATCCCGGAAAAAATATTTTAACTTTAAAAATAAAATCTATAAATACCAACGAAATTGTAATTAAAATCTTCAATATACAAGGCAAAGAAATTTTTACTGATATTGCAAATAAATATTCAGGTGATTACATAAAAGAATTAGACACATCAAAATTTAGTAAAGGAATTTACACTGTTCAGGCAATAATTGGTAATGAAAAAGTGGCTATGAAATTTATCATAAACTAA